The nucleotide window GGAGGCGGTGAATGCCGTTGCCCGCGACACGGCGGCGGAAATCGTGGCGGTCTTCGGGGCGCGGGCGGATGCGGGCGCGATCGACGCGGCCGTGGCAGAGCGGATCAAGGGGTGAGCATGATGCGGAAACTATCCCTGCTTCTGGTGCTGGCCGCAACGCCGGCCGCTGCGGCCAGCGGCCCGTTCCTGTCGCTGCACAACACCGACTTCATCGTGACGCTGGCCTTCCTGGTGTTCATCGGGATCCTGGTCTACTTCAAGGTCCCGGGTGCGATTGGCGGCCTGCTGGACAAGCGCGCCGCGACCATCAAGGCCGAGTTGGAAGAAGCCCGGGCGCTGCGCGAAGAGGCGCAGACCATCCTTGCCTCGTACGAGCGCAAGCAGAAGGAGATGATCGCTCAATCCGAGATGATCGTCGCCTCTGCCCGCAAGGAAGCGATGGCGGCGGCCGAAAAGGCCAAGGATGACCTGAAGGTCTCGATCCAGCGCCGGCTGAAGGCGGCGGAAGAGCAGATCGCCTCGGCCGAGAAGTCGGCAGTGAAAGAGGTGCGTGACCGCGCGGTGGTGGTGGCGGTTGCTGCGGCTGCCGAGGTTATCGCCAAGTCGATGCAGCAGGCCGATCAGGCAGCGCTGATCGACGCGGCAATCGGGGAAGTGGAAACCCGGCTGCACTGACCTGCGACAGGCGTGAGAGTATGGAGAGCCCGGCCACTGGCCGGGTTTTTCGTTGTGTGAGGCTTCCCGTTGTGGAAATGTCTTTTGCCCGGATTCAAGGCGCCTTGGCGCCGCCGGGCAGCGCCGTCCGCCCCCCCCCGGGCGGGCGCTGCCCTCCAACTGCAAGCTGAACAGTCTCCCTCATCCCCGCTCCTGCTCATGATCGAAGCGCAGGCGCGCCACGGCCTCGTTGCGGTCGGCCTTCTGCTGGTCGGCAAGGCCGGCGCGGACAAAATCCAGGTGGGTTTCCACCGCCCGCCGGGCGCCCGCCGGATCGCGGGCCAGCAGGGTGGCATGGATGGCGCGGTGCTGGTCCAGAAGCGACTCGCGCGTGGTGCGCTGGCGGAACATCACCTGGCGGTTGTAGAACACCCCCTC belongs to Frigidibacter mobilis and includes:
- a CDS encoding F0F1 ATP synthase subunit B; translation: MRKLSLLLVLAATPAAAASGPFLSLHNTDFIVTLAFLVFIGILVYFKVPGAIGGLLDKRAATIKAELEEARALREEAQTILASYERKQKEMIAQSEMIVASARKEAMAAAEKAKDDLKVSIQRRLKAAEEQIASAEKSAVKEVRDRAVVVAVAAAAEVIAKSMQQADQAALIDAAIGEVETRLH